The DNA segment TCGGTCTGGGTCGCCCGGGCGATGGCCCGGAGGATCAGCTTTTCGGCCATCCCGATCTCGACGCCCCGGAAGGCCGGCAGGAGCTGTTCCTGGCAGAGGTAGGCGACCTTATCGACCTCGGCCCGGTCGGCCTCCCGGAACAGTTCACTCAGGATGTCGATCATCTCGAGGCGTTTGGTCGTCGCCTCGAGTCGTTCGAAGTAGTCGACAAGCCTGGCAAACCGCACGGCTACCTCCTTTGGCGAACGGCGAATAGCGAACAGCGAAAAGACGATTGTTCCGGCATTCGGCAGATGGGCAGTCGGCAGGTCGGGAGTCCGGCAGTTCGGCAATAGGCAGATGGGCAGGTCGGCCCGGAAGGCAAGGGGTCCGAAGACCAGAAGGCGGGAGATGAGAAGATAGGAGGCAAGAAGGCGAGTCAGCTCGGAGCCTCCTCCGGCAGACCCCTGGATCTCTTGCCTTCTGGCCTTCTGTCTCCTCCCGAATTGCCGAACCGCCGAATGGCCGAACAGAGCCGTTCGGTTCGTGAGAATGGCGTCGGGACAATCTTTCCCAACACCCGGGAAGCACGGTTTTTCAAGCATCCGGCAGATGGGCAGGTCGGCAGATAGGCAGATAGAAGCCGGGTGGGCAAGGATCAGCCCCAGGGCTTTTGGGACCATCTGCCCATCTGCCGAATTGCCTATCTGCCAAAGCTTGAAAAACCGTCCTCCCCGAAGGGTCGAAGAAGCCGAATCCATGCGGGTTTTCACCAACCGAACGGCTCTGCGAATCCAATCAATACGGGACCCTTGGGAGGCTCGACCGCAGGCGGCGGAGGGCCTCCTCGAGCGTCTCGTCCTGCTTGCAGAAGTTGAAGCGGACCTTCGTCCGGCCGTCGGCCGGGTTCGCATAAAAGCTCGACCCCGGCACGACGGCGACGCCGCCGTACTGGACGAGCCATCGGGCGAAGGCGACGTCGTCCATCGCCGTCACGTCCCGGATGTCGCTCATGATATAGTAAGCCCCCTCGGGGGTCGTCAGCCGGAAGCCCAGCTCCCGAAGGCCGGCGACCATGCGGTCCCGCTTCTGCCGGTACATGGCGGCGAGGTCCCGGTAGTAATCCTCCGGCAGGCGCAGGGCCTCGGCGATGGCCTCCTGAAGCGGATGGGGCGCCCCGACGGTCAGAAAGTCGTGGGCCTTCTTGATGCCGTCGGCGATGTCCGGCGGGGCGACGGCCCAGCCGACCCGCCAGCCCGTGACGCTGTATGTCTTCGAAGCGCCCGAGATCGTCACCGTCCGGTCGGCCATCCCGGGGAGCGTGGCGATCGGGACATGGGGCGCATCGTAAGTGATGTACTCGTAAATCTCGTCGGTCAGGACCAGGACGTCCCACTCGACGCACAGCTCGGCGATGGCCTCGAGCTCGTCCCGCCGGAAGACCCGGCCCGTCGGGTTGTTCGGCGTGTTCAGGACGAGGGCCTTCGTCCTGGGCGAAAAGGCCCGCCGCAGGGCGTCCAGGTCGATGCGCCAGTCGGGCTCGACGAGGGGCACGTACCGGGGCGTCGCCCCGCAGAGGATGCCGTCGGGACCGTAGTTCTCGTAAAAGGGTTCGAGGACGATGACCTCGTCGCCGGGATCGACGACGGCCAACATGGCCGCCATCATGCATTCCGTCGCACCGCAGGCGACGACGACCTGCCGGTCGGGGTCGACCTCCAGGCCGTAGACCTGCCGGTAGCGGTCGGCGATGGCCTGCCGCAGACGGGGCGCCCCCCACGTGACGGAGTACTGGTTGTAGCCGTCCCGAATCGCCCGGCAGGCGGCCTCCTTGACGGACTCGGGCGGCTCGAAGTCGGGGAACCCCTGGGCCAGGTTAATGGCGCCGTACTGCTGGGCCAGCCGGGTCAT comes from the bacterium HR11 genome and includes:
- the dapC gene encoding putative N-succinyldiaminopimelate aminotransferase DapC; this encodes MAGKTRVSRKVQQFTESVIREMTRLAQQYGAINLAQGFPDFEPPESVKEAACRAIRDGYNQYSVTWGAPRLRQAIADRYRQVYGLEVDPDRQVVVACGATECMMAAMLAVVDPGDEVIVLEPFYENYGPDGILCGATPRYVPLVEPDWRIDLDALRRAFSPRTKALVLNTPNNPTGRVFRRDELEAIAELCVEWDVLVLTDEIYEYITYDAPHVPIATLPGMADRTVTISGASKTYSVTGWRVGWAVAPPDIADGIKKAHDFLTVGAPHPLQEAIAEALRLPEDYYRDLAAMYRQKRDRMVAGLRELGFRLTTPEGAYYIMSDIRDVTAMDDVAFARWLVQYGGVAVVPGSSFYANPADGRTKVRFNFCKQDETLEEALRRLRSSLPRVPY